The Maniola jurtina chromosome 20, ilManJurt1.1, whole genome shotgun sequence genome includes the window TGCGGGGGTTCCCGCTGACTGACTGCCTTCACCACCTCTTGGCCTATAACACCTCCCACCACCGCTGCAGCCCCAGCCACAACCCCAAACACATCTGTTAATAAGGCATTAGATATAAACCCAGCGGGGAGATTCAATTCCTTAACCAACTCATCTCTCATATGGAATAATACTTCTGTGTCAGATCTTCGTTTAGCTGGATCCGGATTTCTATTGTACTCATCCCTGAATCTTAGGAGTATCTTCATGACGAAGTATGAGGGGTCACCCCGACGTAATCTCGAACGTAGTTCTGGCTTCGACCAGTCAGCTGACAAAGCATTTTGCAGCGGCACATAAATAGCTCTGCGCTTCACATTAATGGTAACAGTTTCTCTAGCATTCTTCTCAGTATCGTCAGGGCCGCGTTTCACAGCTTTGTGTTGGACTATTTCCTCCGAATACTCGTGGTCAAATAAGTCAGCGAACATATAACCAAACATACCCCATACATCGCCGCAAAGGAATTTCTTCGTGTTGTCACGGCAAACGTTGTTTATACGCTCAAGTTGTTCCTGCTTCAAACCTGTCGCGCAAACTACGTCAAACGTTGCGAAATAGCTATCCGGCAGCTCTTCTACTGCCTTCGTCTCCGCTGTAACCTCGACCATAGGGTTCAAAGCCCTCGCGCGTTGCAACGAGGTCTCGGCTCTATTCTCACCTATCTTGTCCGGCGGAGCTAAGAACTGCGAGTACAAATCACTCTCCTTTAACTTTTCATTGTCTAGTAAACACACACTCTTCACTCCAGATAGAATAATGTTCTTAGCGATTTCG containing:
- the LOC123875457 gene encoding SUMO-activating enzyme subunit 1-like, with product MVENNEVELSEAEAEQYDRQIRLWGLESQKRIRSSKVLIIGLSGLGAEIAKNIILSGVKSVCLLDNEKLKESDLYSQFLAPPDKIGENRAETSLQRARALNPMVEVTAETKAVEELPDSYFATFDVVCATGLKQEQLERINNVCRDNTKKFLCGDVWGMFGYMFADLFDHEYSEEIVQHKAVKRGPDDTEKNARETVTINVKRRAIYVPLQNALSADWSKPELRSRLRRGDPSYFVMKILLRFRDEYNRNPDPAKRRSDTEVLFHMRDELVKELNLPAGFISNALLTDVFGVVAGAAAVVGGVIGQEVVKAVSQREPPHNNMFFFNPVKCVGFVELYGQ